The following DNA comes from Mucisphaera calidilacus.
CAGGCGTCGTGCTCTACCTCGGACTCGACCGCGCCTACGACCACCTGGCCCACCACAACTTCGTCTTCTCACGCGACGCCGAGGAGGAATTCGACGCCATCTACCACAAGGGCCAGCCCGCCCCCGACCCCACCTGCTATCTCGCCGCACCCGCGCAGACAGAACCCGCGGTCGCGCCCGAAGGCGGCGACGCCCTCTACGTCCTCGTCCACACGCCCCACCTCCGCGACAGCCACGACTGGCGCCGCGACGGCTCGCTCTGGAAGGACTACCGCGAGACCATCCTTCGCAAACTCGAAACCACGGGACTCATGCCCGACATCCGCGAACGCATCGTCGTCGAGCACGCCCTCTCGCCTCAGGACATCCACGACCGATACCACGTCCTCAACGGCGCGATCTACGGGCTGGCCTCCCACGGCAAGTTCCTCGGAGCCTTCAAGCCCTCGAACCGTTCGCCCGACATCAAGGGCCTCTACCTCGCTGGCGGCGCCGCGCACCCCGGTCCCGGGATGCCCATGGTCCTCATGTCCGGCTGGATCGCCGCCGACGCCCTGGACAAGGACGCCGCGTCGCCACGGGTCACCAAGGGCACCACGCCCGCTCCCGAACTGACCGAAACCGTGGCGTGATATGAGCAAACCGGCCAGCGACACATGGTCCCCGAGTCAGCGATCCGCGTGGTGGTACCAGAAGTTCGCCGCCACCACCTGCCACCTCGTCGCAGGGACCTTTGGCCGTGTGCGCACCCTCAACGCTCCGCCGCCCATCGCCGACGACAAGCCCCTCATCATCGCCTCCAACCACCCCTCGTGGTGGGACCCGATGGTGGGACTCGTCGCCCTGCTCCGCTACTTCCCCGATCGGCCCGCCTTCGTCCCGATCGACCCCGAGGGCATGAACCAGCACCCGATCTTCCCGCGTGTCGGCTTCTTCCCGGTCGCCCCCAACACCGCCCGAGGCGCTCGCTCCCTGCTCCGACACGGCCGCGCCGCGCTCGAAACACCCGGCGGCCTCATATGGATCACCCCCGAAGGACGCTTCGTTGATCCCGGCCAGCGCCCGCTTCATCTCAAGCCCGGCACCGCTGCGCTCGCGACCCGCGTGCCGAACGCCACACTCCTGCCCGCTACACTCGACTACCGCTTCGGCCCCAACCCCCGCCCCGACGCCAGGATCCTCTTCGGCCAGCCCATCGAAGCGAACAACCGGGAACCGGCCGACGTCCACGAGCAGCTCGCAGACAACCTGACCGCCAGCCTCGACCGGCTTGCCGCCACACCCGACGACGACCCCGCCTGGACCACCATCTTTGCCCCGCCCGACAGCATCACCCGGCGCTACTACCGACTCATCAAGGCCTATCTGAGCGATCCTCGCGCCTACGATTTAATGCACCTCAACGGAGACGCAGCTCATGACTGATGCGCTCACCATCGCGATCGCCGTCCTCGCCGCACTGCCCGCCGCGATGATCGCCGTCAACCTGATCGTCTACACACGCCAGCCCCGCGACGCCGGTGAGATCAACGGCATCTCCGTCCTCATCCCCGCCCGTGACGAGGAAGAGGCCATCGAAGAGGCTGTACGATCGGTGCTCGACAGCGAGCGGGTGATCCCCTTCGAGGTCGTCGTTATGGACGACCACTCCACGGACCGCACCGCCGCCATCGTCGAGAAGATCGCCGCCGAGGACCCCCGCGTAAGGCTCGCCCAGGCCCCACGCCTCCCCCGAGACTGGTTCGGCAAGCCCCACGCCTGCTGGTGCCTGGCCCGCGAAGCCCGGCACGACACGCTTGTCTGGATGGACGCAGACGTCCGGCTGCGACCCGGCGGCCTGCGAACACTCGCCAACGCGCTTCACCACAAAGAAGTCGCACTCGTCTCCACGGTCCCGCTGCAGCAGACGCGGACGCTCGCGGAGAAACTCATCGTCCCCCAGATCCTCTACGTCCTGCTTGGGTACCTGCCCATGGCCCGCATGAAGCAGGTCGCCTCTCCCGCCTACGGCGCCGCCTGCGGGCAGTTGATGGCCGCACGCCGCGACGACTACTTCGCCATTGACGGGCACAAGCCCGTCCGCAATCTCATGCACGAGTCGCTCGCGCTCGCCCGCGCCTTCAGACGACAAGGCCGCATGACCGATCTCATCGACGGCACCAAGATCGCTACCTGTCGCATGTACCGCACCGCCGGCGAGGTCTGGCACGGCTTCGCCAAGAACGCCCACGAGGGCATGGGCGCACCCGCCGCTATCGCACCGTGGACGCTCCTGCTGCTCGGCGCTCAGGTCCTGCCCTGGCTCCTGCTCCCCCTCATGCTCCTCGGCCCGATCTCTACTACTCCACTCGCCATCACCGCCACGGCCGTCGCGGTCGTATCCGCCGTCGTCTCCACGCTCGCAATCGGCATCGCCTTCCGTCAGGGCCCGGGCGCCATCCTCCTCCGCCCCCTCGGCATCGCTATGCTTCTCGCGATCCAGTGGTACGCCCTGATCCGCCACCTCGCTGGACGTCCCATCACTTGGCGCGGCCGTGCCTACGCCGCTGCGAACGGTTGAGCATCAGGGCGACAGCCGTTCGATCGTCCACGCAGCATCACCCTCACGCCGGTATCGCAGCCTGTCGTGCAGCCGGCTTGTCCGGCCCTGCCAGAACTCGATCTCGAACGGACGCACCAGGTAGCCGCCCCAGAAATCGGGCAGCGGCACCGCGCCACCCTCGAACTGCTGCTGCGCCCGCGCGTAAGCCTCCTGAAGCTCCTGCCGGCCCGAGAGCACGTGGCTCTGTTTCGACGCCAACGCCCCCAGCTGACTCTCTCGCGGCCTGCTATGAAAATATTGCTCCACGACGTCCCTGGGCAGAGGCGACGCCTCGCCACGCACACGCACCTGCCGGTGGTGCTTGTCCCAGTAAAACGACAGCGCCACCCTCGGCTGATGCCCGATCGCCAGCGCCTTGTCGCTCTCGAGATTGGTGTAGAAGCGGAAGCCCGCTTCATCCACGCCCTTGAGCAGCACCACCCGTGCGCTCGGCGTGCCATCGGCACCCACGGTGGCCAGCGTCATCGCGTTCGGCTCGTAGATCGAGCCGTCGCACGCGTGCCCGAACCAGACCTCGAACTGCTTGATCGGGTCCGCGTCGACCTGCGACTCCAGCAGCGCCGTCTCGTCATACTCCTTACGCATCGCCTCAACGCTCATGACTCGTCCTGCCTCGTGGCTTTCAATCCGACGTCGCGGTACAGCTTGTGGATCTCCATCCGCGTCAGCGGACGCCAGTGGCCCACCGACAGCCCCTTGAGCCGCAGCGGACCAATCCCCACACGCTTGAGCTTACGCACCTTCAAACCCACACGCGCCATCAGACGACGAATCTCCCGGTTCTGGCCCTCGCTCAGCGTGATCCCCAGCAGAGTCCGGTCGCCACGCGTCCGGTCCACCTCGTGGCGGATGATCACCACCTCGTCCACCGACGCACGCTTGCCCGCCGGCCCGCCCGCCCCCGGCTTCACCTTGCGGTCCGCCAGGTACAAGCCCTTGCGCAGCTTCTCCAGGTCTTCTTCTTCCAGCCGCCCCCGCACCGAGACGATGTAACGCTTGCTCACCCCATAGCTCGGGTGCGTCAGCCGGTTCGTTAATTCCCCATCGTCCGTGAGCAGGATCAGGCCCGTCGAGTCCGCGTCCAGACGACCCACCGGGTAGACACGCCGTGCCAGCCCCGGGTCGATCAGGTCCGTCACGCGCCGACGACCCTGCGGATCGTCCGTCGTCGAGATCACGCCACGCGGCTTGTGCAGCATCACGTAGGTGTGACCAAACCCGACGACGGCACGCTTCGGACCCTTACGCGGCTTCGCCAGCAACTCGCCGTCCACCACGATCCGGTCGGTCTGCGGGTCCACCCACACAGGCAGCGCACGCACCACCTCCCCGTTGACCGACACCCGCCCCTGCTCAATCAGCGCCTCGCAGTCGCGACGCGACGCCACGCCCGCCCGCGACATCGCCTTCTGCAGGCGCACGCCGTGGCTCGAATCACGCAGCGGATCATCGGTGGGCTTGGCATCACTCACGGGTATCAGGCATCACGGCAGGGGGGTCCAGCCCCGGTTCCTGGTCGAACTCGTCGCCCCGGAACATCGAACCCAAATAGCTGTCACGAACCCGCTCGTCATTGATCAACTCGCGTGGCGTCCCCTCCGTCAGCAGCCGACCGTCCGACAGCACATAGGCGCGATCGACGATCTCCAGCGTCCGCTGCACGTTGTGGTCCGTGATCAGGATCGAGATGTCTCGCTGCGAACGCAGCCGACGCACCTCCACCTGCAGGTCCTCCACCGCCTTGGGGTCCACGCCGCTGAACGGCTCGTCCAGCAGGATCAGGGTCGGGTCCGAGATCAGCGCCCGCGCGATCTCCAGCTTCCGACGCTCACCGCCCGACAGCGTCCGGGCCGCCTGCCCACGCAGCTTCGTCAGGCCGAACTGCTCCATCAACTCCTCACAACGCTCACGCCGCTCCGACCGGCTCAGCGGACGCGTCTCCAGGATCGCCAGCAGGTTCTGCTCCACCGTCAGACGCTGGAAAATACTCGGCTCCTGCGCCAGGTAACCCATGCCGAGCTGCGCCCGCCGGTACATCGGCAGCTGAGAGATGTCCTTGTCGTGAAACAGAACCTTCCCCGAGTCCGGCCGTATCATCCCCATGGTCATGCGGAAACTCGTCGTCTTGCCGGCACCGTTGCGGCCCAGCAGACCCACGATCTCGCCCTCGCCCACGCGGAACGAGACGTCCGACACCACCTTCCTGCGACCGAACGTCTTCTGCAGACCTTGTGCTTCGAGCAACGACATATCCGCTAGGATAACGGCACCGGCACCCGAGGGTATGCCGACACGATCCAAACCCCGATCACCGGAGCAGACGTGAGCGGCATCGCCAACTGGTTCTGGAGGCTGGTGCCCGCCAACCCCCTCGTCGTGCGCATCGTCGGCAACGCCTCGAAGCGCACACCCCACCTCTGGCTCCGCTGCCTGTTCCTCGGCGTGCTCATCCTGATGCTCGCTCTCTCGCTGCTCGTCGCCGGGGCCTTCACCACCACGGGCGACGCCGGCCAACTCGCCGCCGCCGGGTCCCAACTCTTCGCCACCATCGCCTACGGGCAGCTCATCATCCTCGGCCTGCTGGCACCCATGTTCCTCGGCTCGGCCCTCTCCACCGAACGCGCCAGCCAGACCCTCGACGTCCTGCTCACCACCCCCCTGAGCAACCTCCAGATCGTCCTCGGCACCCTCTTCGGTCGCCTCTTCTTCCTCGTCGCGCTCCTGCTCAGCAGCATCCCCCTCATGGCCGTTGTCCGCCTGCTCGGCGGGGTCCGAGGCGAAACCATCCTCCTCGCCTACACCGTCGCGGCGCTCATGCTCTACTTCCTCGGCGCCGTCGCCGTCACCCTCTCCAGCTGGCGCGTCGGCGGACGCAACGGCGTGCTCTTCTTCGTCATCGGCGTCGGCGGCTACCTCCTGCTCGTCTACGGCATCGACCTCTGGCTCCTCCGGCCCCTCGACGTCAACCGCGCCACCATCCTCACACCCCTACACCCGATGCTGGTCCTCACCACCTCGGTCAGCCCCGCCACCTACCAGACGCCCACCACCGCCGAACTCGTCGGATACCCCTGGATCTTCGCCTGGTACCGCGCCCACCCCCTGACCGTCTTCACCCTCATCACCGCCGGTCTCGGCACCCTCATGCTTCTGGCCTCGACCATCACCATGCGCAGCGGGCTTACCCAACGCGCTCGACGCGCCGAGGCCAAGCGATCCCGCGCCTCCACACAGGTCTGGTCCAACCCCGTCGCCTGGCACGAGTGCCAACGCGTCGGACGCGGCTTCTTCGCAGTCAGCGCCAGGCTGATCCTGCCCATCACCTCCGTCATCCTCACCGTCCTGCTCCTAGCGTTCCACGCCGCCGACACCCTCACGCCCGCGCTCAACAACGCCGGCATCCAGCTCGCCTCCCACAACGTCGTCCACCGCTGCGTCGCGCTACTCGTCATCCTCCAGATGACCGTCGCCATCCTCATCGGCATCTTCTACGCCTCCTCCACCATCGCCCGCGAACGCGAAGACGGCACCCTCGACCTCATCCTCACCACGCCGCTCGGCGCCAACCGCTACCTCTGGGGCAAGGTCCGCGGCCTCCTCTCAGGCCTGCTGCCCATGGCACTCGGCGCCGTCGTCACCATCGCCATCCCCGCCCTCTACGCCCTCGTCGGCACGCGCCTGGGGTGGTCCTCCGCCTCCTTCACCGTCTACACCACCGTCTCGGCGACCGCCTCTGCCCAACGCGAGGTCCCCCTCGTCCTGCCCGAGGCACCCCTCTGGCTCGCCATCACCTACATCCCGGTCCTCGCCGCCGTCATCGCCATCGGGCTCGCACGCTCGATCACCGCGAAGAACGTCTTCGCCGCCCTCGTCCCCACGCTCCTGATGGGCTTAGCGCTGCTCGCGATCACCGGGTTCGTCGGCATGGCATCCGCCGCCTCGGGCGAGCTCTTCGGCGCGATCCTCAACGCCACCAACCCCCTCACCCACGCGCTCATGCTCATCGACCCCTGGACCATCTCCGTCGCCTTCACCGACTACCCCACCGCCGGACGCGTTGCCCTCGCCGTCGGCTCCATCGTCGCCGCCGCCATCTACTCGGTGTTTGTCTACGGCCGCATCTCGATGACCATCAAGGGCTTCGACCACGCCATCCGCAAGCGAACCCACGCTTAAGCCGAAGGCCTGGACGAACGCAGGAACGGGCTGCTCCGCATGCCGTCGAGCGGACGGATGAACAGCCCCGCCGCCGCAAGGCCCAGCATCGCGCCCTCCACGCTCTGCGTGAAGAGCATCCCGCTCACCGACAGCAGGCCCGCCAGACTCGCGTACACCGCACGCCCGGGGAGGCTGATC
Coding sequences within:
- a CDS encoding glycosyltransferase; translation: MTDALTIAIAVLAALPAAMIAVNLIVYTRQPRDAGEINGISVLIPARDEEEAIEEAVRSVLDSERVIPFEVVVMDDHSTDRTAAIVEKIAAEDPRVRLAQAPRLPRDWFGKPHACWCLAREARHDTLVWMDADVRLRPGGLRTLANALHHKEVALVSTVPLQQTRTLAEKLIVPQILYVLLGYLPMARMKQVASPAYGAACGQLMAARRDDYFAIDGHKPVRNLMHESLALARAFRRQGRMTDLIDGTKIATCRMYRTAGEVWHGFAKNAHEGMGAPAAIAPWTLLLLGAQVLPWLLLPLMLLGPISTTPLAITATAVAVVSAVVSTLAIGIAFRQGPGAILLRPLGIAMLLAIQWYALIRHLAGRPITWRGRAYAAANG
- a CDS encoding ABC transporter permease, translated to MSGIANWFWRLVPANPLVVRIVGNASKRTPHLWLRCLFLGVLILMLALSLLVAGAFTTTGDAGQLAAAGSQLFATIAYGQLIILGLLAPMFLGSALSTERASQTLDVLLTTPLSNLQIVLGTLFGRLFFLVALLLSSIPLMAVVRLLGGVRGETILLAYTVAALMLYFLGAVAVTLSSWRVGGRNGVLFFVIGVGGYLLLVYGIDLWLLRPLDVNRATILTPLHPMLVLTTSVSPATYQTPTTAELVGYPWIFAWYRAHPLTVFTLITAGLGTLMLLASTITMRSGLTQRARRAEAKRSRASTQVWSNPVAWHECQRVGRGFFAVSARLILPITSVILTVLLLAFHAADTLTPALNNAGIQLASHNVVHRCVALLVILQMTVAILIGIFYASSTIAREREDGTLDLILTTPLGANRYLWGKVRGLLSGLLPMALGAVVTIAIPALYALVGTRLGWSSASFTVYTTVSATASAQREVPLVLPEAPLWLAITYIPVLAAVIAIGLARSITAKNVFAALVPTLLMGLALLAITGFVGMASAASGELFGAILNATNPLTHALMLIDPWTISVAFTDYPTAGRVALAVGSIVAAAIYSVFVYGRISMTIKGFDHAIRKRTHA
- a CDS encoding lysophospholipid acyltransferase family protein; the encoded protein is MSKPASDTWSPSQRSAWWYQKFAATTCHLVAGTFGRVRTLNAPPPIADDKPLIIASNHPSWWDPMVGLVALLRYFPDRPAFVPIDPEGMNQHPIFPRVGFFPVAPNTARGARSLLRHGRAALETPGGLIWITPEGRFVDPGQRPLHLKPGTAALATRVPNATLLPATLDYRFGPNPRPDARILFGQPIEANNREPADVHEQLADNLTASLDRLAATPDDDPAWTTIFAPPDSITRRYYRLIKAYLSDPRAYDLMHLNGDAAHD
- the pdxH gene encoding pyridoxamine 5'-phosphate oxidase, with amino-acid sequence MSVEAMRKEYDETALLESQVDADPIKQFEVWFGHACDGSIYEPNAMTLATVGADGTPSARVVLLKGVDEAGFRFYTNLESDKALAIGHQPRVALSFYWDKHHRQVRVRGEASPLPRDVVEQYFHSRPRESQLGALASKQSHVLSGRQELQEAYARAQQQFEGGAVPLPDFWGGYLVRPFEIEFWQGRTSRLHDRLRYRREGDAAWTIERLSP
- a CDS encoding pseudouridine synthase: MSDAKPTDDPLRDSSHGVRLQKAMSRAGVASRRDCEALIEQGRVSVNGEVVRALPVWVDPQTDRIVVDGELLAKPRKGPKRAVVGFGHTYVMLHKPRGVISTTDDPQGRRRVTDLIDPGLARRVYPVGRLDADSTGLILLTDDGELTNRLTHPSYGVSKRYIVSVRGRLEEEDLEKLRKGLYLADRKVKPGAGGPAGKRASVDEVVIIRHEVDRTRGDRTLLGITLSEGQNREIRRLMARVGLKVRKLKRVGIGPLRLKGLSVGHWRPLTRMEIHKLYRDVGLKATRQDES
- the lptB gene encoding LPS export ABC transporter ATP-binding protein, with the protein product MSLLEAQGLQKTFGRRKVVSDVSFRVGEGEIVGLLGRNGAGKTTSFRMTMGMIRPDSGKVLFHDKDISQLPMYRRAQLGMGYLAQEPSIFQRLTVEQNLLAILETRPLSRSERRERCEELMEQFGLTKLRGQAARTLSGGERRKLEIARALISDPTLILLDEPFSGVDPKAVEDLQVEVRRLRSQRDISILITDHNVQRTLEIVDRAYVLSDGRLLTEGTPRELINDERVRDSYLGSMFRGDEFDQEPGLDPPAVMPDTRE